The Pseudomonas moraviensis genome contains the following window.
GAGAAAGGCGTACCGGTGCGCGAGCGCCTGCGTATCAGCCCGTCCTGCCCGCTGATCCTGTCCTTCCACGTCGCGCTGGACCAGGCCCGTGAAAAGGCCCGTGGCGAGCTGAAGATCGGTACCACCGGTCGCGGCATCGGCCCGGCTTACGAAGATAAAGTTGCCCGTCGTGGCCTGCGTGTCGGCGACCTGCTGAACATGCCACGTTTCGAAGACAAGCTGCGTGAACTGGTGGACTACCACAACTTCATGCTGGTCGGTTACTACAAAGAGCCAGCCATCGAGTTCGAAAAGACCCTGGCCGAGTGCAAGGAATACGCTGAGCTGCTCAAGCCGCTGATGCTCGACGTGACCGCCGAGCTGCACGACCTGCGTCGTGCCGGCAAGGACATCATGTTCGAAGGCGCGCAAGGTTCGTTGCTCGACATCGACCACGGCACCTACCCGTACGTGACCAGTTCCAACACCACCGCTGGTGGCGTAGCGACCGGTTCGGGCGTTGGTCCGATGTTCCTCGACTACATACTGGGCATCACCAAGGCTTACACCACCCGCGTCGGCTCCGGCCCGTTCCCGACCGAGCTGTTCGATGACGTCGGCGCGCACCTGGCCAAGCAAGGCCACGAGTTCGGCGCCACCACTGGCCGCGCCCGTCGTTGCGGCTGGTTCGACGCCGTCATCCTGCGTCGCGCTATCGATGTGAACAGCATCTCGGGTATCTGCCTGACCAAGCTGGATGTGCTCGACGGTCTGGAAACCATCAACATCTGCGTCGGCTACAAGGATGCCGAAGGCAATGCCGTTGCCCCGACCGATGCGGACAGCTACGTAGGCCTGCAGCCTGTGTACGAAGAAGTGCCGGGCTGGAGCGAATCGACCGTGGGTGCCAAGACCCTGGAAGAGCTGCCGGCCAATGCTCGCGCTTACATCAAACGCGTTGAAGAGTTGATCGGCGCGCCGATCGACATTATTTCGACGGGTCCGGACCGCAACGAAACCATCGTCCTGCGTCATCCGTTTGCCTGATAAGTCGTTGATGCGAAAAACAAAGGCCCCTTAATCGGGGCCTTTGTCGTTTATGCCTGTTGGACGGCATGACCTTTGCTGTGAATCTGTCTACAAGAGTGCCATCAAATTAATGGCGTCAGAAGTAGAGGGATTTAAAGTGTCAGCCGTTCTCTCACTGTTACAAAGCCGTTTGCTGCGGCCGGTGTTCGTTACCCTTGGTATCGCCCTTTTGGTGCAGGTGCTGGTCGCAGTCGCCCTGACGCGGAGCACGGTCACGGCGCTGGAAGCCGATCTGGCCGTGCGCCTGGGTGCCGACAGTCAAAAGCTCTCCGGTGAACTGGAGCAGGCCGGGCGTGAAGTGACCTCGAGTCTTGATGCGTTATCGGCCAGCACTCGTCAGCGCCTGACCGCCGGTTTGTCTGCCCGCCTCAAAGAAGAGCAGGCGCAACTACGGGCGACCCTCGAAAAGGATCTCAAGGATTCGGCCAACGACATGGCGCAGTTGCTTGCATCCGTAGCGCCGCGTGCCATGTGGGACAGCGACGTACCGACGCTGTCGGAGTTCGCCCGCCGTGCCCAGCGCAACCCCAACGTGCTGTTCGTGGTGTACGACGACGCCACCGGCCAACATCTGACTCGTTATCTCAATCGCGAAAACCCGATCAACAAGGCCTTGCTGGAAAAAGGCCAGGGCGAGCGTGCGCTGGACAAAGTGCTGGATGCGGCGAAGAACGACCCCTCGGTCTACTACCTCGAAGCCTCGATCAATCCCAACGGCGTGGAAATCGGCAAGGTGCTGATGGGTGTTTCCACGGCGTCGGTGGAAACCGATCTGGCCGAGCTCGACAAGCGTTTCCTTGCGCTGATTGCCAGCAGCGATCAACTGGTCGGCGACAGCCTCAAAGGCGCTGCCGCGGACAGCGCCAAGGCTATGCAGGCACGCCTGCAATCGGCACAGGCCACCGCTGGCGAAATGAAAGCCAACACCGCACAGACCGTTCAAGAGGCGGCTGCGACATTACGCTGGCGTATCGGCCTCGGCCTGGCGCTGGTCGGTTGCGGCGTGCTGCTGTTGCTGGCGGTGGTGCTGGGTCATCGGGTGGTCAATCGCCTGAAAATGCTCAACGCGGCGATGGATGATCTGGCGGCAGGCGAGGGCGATCTCACCAAGCGTGTGCAGATCAACAGCAAGGATGAGATTGGCGACATGGCATCGGCGGTCAATCGCTTCGTCGACAAGTTGCAGCCGATCGTGCGCGAGGCGGGCGACGTCGCTCAGCGCACCGGCGTGGAAATCGGTGCGATGACCTTGCGCAATGCCGGCGCCGATGCGGCTGCCGGGATGCAGCGCGATGAGGTCGCAGAAAGCCTGCGCGCTCTGTCGCAAATGGCCGACGAGGCGCAGTCGGAAAGTCAGGCGATGCAGGCGGCGTTAAAGCAGGTTGTCGACATTCGCCAGGCCACTGATGAGAACACTCGTACTTCCGCCAAAGTCGGCAGCCTGATTGAGGCATTGGCAGGGCAGGTCGATACCGGAGCGAAAGTCATCGAGCGGCTGGCGCAGCAGAGCGAGCAGATTGAGGTGGTGCTGACGGTGATTCACGGCATCGCCGAACAGACCAACCTACTGGCATTGAACGCTGCGATCGAGGCGGCGCGGGCCGGTGAAACCGGGCGTGGGTTTGCCGTGGTGGCGGATGAAGTGCGTGCCCTGGCGAGCAAGACGCAAAGCTCCACCGGCGATATTCAGGCGCACATCGTCGCTCTGCAGCAGGGCGCGCGTGAAGCGGTCGAAGCGATTGGCCAGGCCGGACGGCAGGCCAGCGAAGGTTTGCTGGTATTGCGCGACAGTGCGCGGTTGCAGCAGTCGGTGCAGGCTTCGGTTGAGCAGGTGCATGCGGCGATCGGTCTGGCGACGCAAGCGGCAGCGCATCAGGCGCAGGGCGCGCAGGCAGTGCGGGGGCGTGTCGAGACGATCCATGCACAGGCCGAAAAAGCGGCGCAGGCAGTGGTGGAAACCACGGCCAGTGGCAAGGTGCTGGATGGTCTGGCGGCGCAGCTGAAAGCCAGTCTGGGGCAGTTCCGCGCTTGATGTTGGCTGTGCTGGCCGTATCGCGAGCAGGCTCACTCCTACATTTGGAATACGTTCCCCTATAGGAGTGAGCCTGCTCGCGATAGCTGTTTCAGCGGCTCAAATACATCCGCGTCGTCAGCAGATATACCGGCAGTCCGGAGACCAGAATCAACAACGCCGCATACGGCGCCGCTGCCGCAAACTCGACATTCGCCGTGTGCGCCCAGACCTCTGTCGCCAGCGTATTCAGTCCAGTCGGACTGAGCAGCAACGTCGCCGTCAATTCCTTCATCGCATCGAGAAACACCAGCGCAAACGCCGCGCCCAGTGCCGGGAAAATGATCGGCAGGGTCACCCGGCAAAACGCCGTGAACGACGACGCGCCCAGCGTACGCGCTGCTTCTTCCAGCTGCGGTGCAGCCTTGTTCAGCGCGGTACGGATCGGCGCTTGCGCCAGTGGCAGGAACAGCAGCGCATAGGCGATCAGCAACAAGCCCGACGTCTGATACAGCGCCGGCACGTAATGCAGGGCGAAATACACCAGCGTCAACGCAATCACCAGTCCCGGCAGCGCGTGCAGCAGATAAGGCAAGCGTTCGGCCCAGATTGCCAATTGGCCTTTATAGCGCACCACCAGCAGTCCGACCGGAACCGCCAGCAGCAGGCACAACGCCGCGCCGCCCAGTGACAATGCCAGCGACGACAATAACGCCTCGCTGATCGCTGCTACCGGGAACGCTGCTGACGAACCGACCGCCAGCCAGTACGCCAACATTCCCAACGGAATGCCGCTGCCGATGATCGCCAGCAACAGGCAATACAACTGACCGAGCGCAGCCCACGGCCCAAGCTTTACTTGTTCGGCCTGTCGGGCTGCGCCCTGGCCGGTGCGCACATGCCGGCCCTTGCCGCGCACGCGCAACTCCAGCCACAACAAGAGCAGACACAGCGCCAGCAACACCGCAGAAAGCATCGCGGCATTGGCGTTGCTGAATTCCAGTTCGAATTGCTGGTAGATCGCCGTGGTAAACGTCTGCAGGCCGATGATCGACAGCGCGCCGAACTCCACCAGCATGTGCAGGGCGATCAGCAACGAGCCGGCCAGCAGCGATGGCCACAGCAGCGGCAGGGTGACGCGGAAAAACACGCCCCAGCGATTCTGCCCCAGCGTGCGAGCGGACTCTTCGAGAGAGGGATCGAGATTGCGCAGGGTCGCCGCGACTGGCAGAAAGATCAGCGGGTACTTCGACAGGCTCATCACCAGAATCGCGCCGCCGAGGCCTTCGAACTGCGCACTCAGCGACACCCAGGTGAAGCTGCTGACGAATGCCGGCACTGCAAACGGCAGGCACAGGATCACGCCCCACAGGCGTCGACCTGGCAGATTGCTGCGTTCCAGCAGCCATGCCAGCGACAGGCCGATCACGCCGCAGGTGATCGTCACGCCGATCATCAGTGCCAAAGTATTGCGCAACAGGCCAAACACATACGGGCGCCACAACAAGTGCAACGCCTCGGCCCAGCCGGCCTGCCAGGCTTTCACTCCGACGTAGGCCAGGGGCAACAGGCTCAATACCACCAGTAGCAGAACCGGCAGCACCAGCCAGATCGACGGCCGTTTGCGTCTTGGCACATAACCCCCGCGCGTGGCGGGGGCCGATAACGATGCTGCCATCAGTTCAGGCCAACTTCGCGTTCCAGCTCCAGGGCTTCTTCAGCATTGCCCAGATCCGCCGGAGTGACGTTCGGCGCTTCCAGTTCGCTGAATGGCTTGAGGCCGCGATCCGATTCCATGCCTTTGTGCAGCGGGTATTCGGCGGTGGTTTGGGTGATCACGCGCTGGCCTTCTTCGCTGGCCATGAACGCGAGGAATTGCTGGGCTTCTTTTGGATGTTTGCTGGATTTGAGCACGGCAGCGCTGGACACGGTGATCAAGCCGCCAGCGTCGCCGCCGGTGAAATAATGCAGTTTGGAGTCGAGCTTGCCTTTCTCGCGCTGCAGGGCGAACCAGTAATAATTGTTCACCAGCACCGTGGCGACTTCGCCGTTCTCCACGGCTTTGAGCGCGACCATGTTGTTGCTGTAGGTCTTGCCGAACGCGCGCAGACCGGTCAGCCATTCTTCGGCAGCGTCGCGACCGTGCAGTTTGATGATCGCAACGGCCTGCTCCTGGAAGGCGCCGCTGGTCGGAACGAAACCGACTTTGCCCTGCCATTGTGGCTCGGAGAACTCCATGACCGATTTCGGCAGGTCTTTTTCATCGATCAGTTTCGGGTTGAACGCTACCACGCGCACCCGGGCGGTGACACCGATCCAGGTGCCATTGGCGGCGACATATTTTTCCGGCAGAACCGCCAGTGTGGCGTCATCGGCCTTGGCCAGCAGGCCCTGTTCGCCGAGGTTGTTCAGCGGCGGCGACTCTTCGGTGTAGATTACGTCGGCGGGGGAGCGATCGCCTTCTTCGATGATCTGGCTGGCGAGCTGATTGCTGCTGCCTTTGCGCACGTTGACGTGAATGCCAGTCTTGGCCTCGAAAGCCTTGGCAATCGCATCGCCGACTTCCTTGTGCTGGCCGTTGTAGAGGGTCAGGGAAACCGCATCGGCAGCCTGGGTGAGGGGAGTGGCGAGCGCCAGGCCGAGGAGGGTGAAGGTCAAGCCTCGGCGCAGGGTATTTCGAAACGTCATTCGCAGGGTTCCTCACTGTCGCATTGCAAAAACTTGCAACAATGATAAACGATATTGTTTCTCAAGTGCGGCTTGTGCGGGACAAGGGGATCGGGTAGACCTGCGGAAATTCAGGGAGCCAGAAACGCAAAAACCCGCTTTCGCGGGTTTTTGGGAAATCCAAGGCCTGAACCCTGGATTTGAATTGGTGCCCAGAAGAAGACTCGAACTTCCACGACCGTAAGGTCACCAGCACCTGAAGCTGGCGTGTCTACCAATTTCACCATCTGGGCAATATCGCAAGCGTTGCCGCTGTTGATGTGGCGCACTATACGGAGGCCTTTTTGATCTGTAAACCCCTGATTTGGTTTTAATAAATCAGAGTGAACAAAAGCTTTCCCGCAAATGCAAAAAACCCGCTTTCGCGGGTTTTGTGTGAGTCTTGAAACTGATCTAGTCTCAAACTCGAAATTGGTGCCCAGGAGAAGACTCGAACTTCCACGACCGTAAGGTCACCAGCACCTGAAGCTGGCGTGTCTACCAATTTCACCACCTGGGCATCATCGAAAGCGCTTGTGCGTCGTCGATGGCGCGCACTATACGGAGCGTCTTTTTAACTGTAAACCCCTGCTGCAGAAAAAACTGAATTTTTTTACCAGCGGCGTTCAAAAGCGTATCTGCGCGTCGATACAGGGCCTTGTAAGGCCTTATAGAGTCGGAAATTTCCCGTTTCCCGGCGCCTATGCCAAACTAACCCGCATATAGACAAGGTGAAAACTCTCTAATGGCCGATTGGCAGTCCCTCGATCCCGAGGCCGCTCGTGAAGCGGAAAAATACGAAAACCCTATTCCCAGCCGCGAACTGATCCTGGCGCACCTCGCCGATCGGGGTTCGCCTGCTGCCCGCGAGCAACTGGTCGAAGAGTTTGGTCTGACCACAGAAGACCAGATCGAGGCCCTGCGCCGCCGCTTGCGCGCTATGGAGCGCGACGCTCAATTGATCTACACCCGCCGCGGCACTTACGCGCCGGTGGACAAGCTCGACCTGATCCTCGGCCGCATCAGCGGTCACCGTGACGGCTTCGGCTTCCTCGTGCCGGACGACGGCAGCGACGACCTGTTCATGAGCCCGGCGCAAATGCGCCTGGTGTTCGACGGTGACCGTGCACTGGCGCGGGTTTCCGGGCTCGACCGGCGTGGTCGCCGCGAAGGCGTGATCGTCGAAGTGGTATCCCGCGCTCATGAAACGATCGTCGGCCGCTACTTCGAAGAAGGCGGCATCGGTTTCGTCGTTGCCGACAATCCGAAGATCCAGCAGGAAGTGCTCGTCACCCCGGGCCGCAATGCCAACGCGCAGATCGGTCAGTTCGTCGAGGTGAAGATCACCCACTGGCCAACGCCGCGCTTCCAGCCTCAGGGCGATGTGGTCGAAGTGGTCGGCAACTACATGGCGCCGGGCATGGAAATCGATGTTGCCCTGCGCACTTACGACATTCCGCACGTCTGGCCTGAAGCCGTTCTGAAGGAAGCCGGCAAGCTCAAGCCGGAAGTCGAAGAGAAGGACAAAGAGAAGCGCATCGACCTGCGCCATCTGCCGTTCGTCACCATTGACGGCGAAGATGCCCGCGACTTCGACGACGCGGTCTACTGCGAAGCCAAACCGGGCAAGCTGCGTCTGTTCTCCGGTGGCTGGAAGTTGTACGTGGCGATTGCCGACGTTTCCAGTTATGTGAAGATCGGCTCGGCGCTGGATAACGAGGCTCAGGTTCGCGGCAACTCGGTGTATTTCCCCGAGCGCGTGATCCCGATGCTGCCGGAACAGCTGTCCAACGGCCTGTGCTCGCTGAACCCGCAGGTCGATCGTCTGGCCATGGTCTGCGAGATGACCATCTCCAAGTCCGGCGAAATGACCGACTACTGCTTTTATGAGGCAGTGATCCATTCCCACGCCCGTCTGACCTACAACAAGGTCAGCGCGATGCTGGAAACGCCGAAAGCTACCGAAGCGCGCAAATTGCGTGGCGAATACACCGATGTCGTGCCGCACCTCAAGCAGCTCTACGCGTTGTACAAAGTATTGCTGGCGGCCCGTCATGTGCGGGGCGCGATTGATTTCGAAACCCAGGAAACCCGGATCATCTTCGGTTCCGAGCGCAAGATTGCCGAAATCCGTCCGACCGTGCGCAACGATGCGCACAAGCTGATCGAGGAATGCATGCTGGCGGCCAACGTCGCCACCGCCGAATTCCTCAAGAAGCACGAAATTCCTGCGTTGTATCGCGTTCACGCCGGCCCGCCGCCAGAGCGTCTGGAAAAGCTGCGCGCTTTCCTGGGTGAGCTCGGCCTGTCCCTGCACAAGGGCAAGGACGGTCCGTCGCCGAAGGATTACCAGGCCCTGCTGGCGAGCATCAAGGATCGTCCGGATTTCCATTTGATCCAGACCGTGATGCTGCGTTCCTTGAGCCAGGCGGTGTACAGCGCTGAAAATGACGGTCACTTCGGCCTGAATTACGAAGCCTATACCCACTTCACCTCGCCGATCCGTCGTTACCCGGACCTGCTCACGCACCGCGCGATCCGCAGCGTGATCCACTCCAAACAGGACACCCCGCACGTTCGTCGTGCCGGTGCGATGACCATTCCCAAGGCGCGCATCTATCCGTACGACGAAGCGGCGCTGGAGCAACTCGGCGAGCAGTGCTCGATGAGCGAACGCCGCGCCGACGAAGCGACCCGCGACGTGGTGAACTGGCTCAAGTGCGAGTTCATGAAGGATCGCGTCGGCGAGTCGTTCCCGGGCGTGATCACCGCTGTGACCGGTTTTGGCCTGTTCGTCGAATTGA
Protein-coding sequences here:
- a CDS encoding adenylosuccinate synthase, with amino-acid sequence MGKNVVVLGTQWGDEGKGKIVDLLTEHAAAVVRYQGGHNAGHTLVIDGEKTVLHLIPSGVLREGVQCLIGNGVVVAPDALLREITKLEEKGVPVRERLRISPSCPLILSFHVALDQAREKARGELKIGTTGRGIGPAYEDKVARRGLRVGDLLNMPRFEDKLRELVDYHNFMLVGYYKEPAIEFEKTLAECKEYAELLKPLMLDVTAELHDLRRAGKDIMFEGAQGSLLDIDHGTYPYVTSSNTTAGGVATGSGVGPMFLDYILGITKAYTTRVGSGPFPTELFDDVGAHLAKQGHEFGATTGRARRCGWFDAVILRRAIDVNSISGICLTKLDVLDGLETINICVGYKDAEGNAVAPTDADSYVGLQPVYEEVPGWSESTVGAKTLEELPANARAYIKRVEELIGAPIDIISTGPDRNETIVLRHPFA
- a CDS encoding methyl-accepting chemotaxis protein, which translates into the protein MSAVLSLLQSRLLRPVFVTLGIALLVQVLVAVALTRSTVTALEADLAVRLGADSQKLSGELEQAGREVTSSLDALSASTRQRLTAGLSARLKEEQAQLRATLEKDLKDSANDMAQLLASVAPRAMWDSDVPTLSEFARRAQRNPNVLFVVYDDATGQHLTRYLNRENPINKALLEKGQGERALDKVLDAAKNDPSVYYLEASINPNGVEIGKVLMGVSTASVETDLAELDKRFLALIASSDQLVGDSLKGAAADSAKAMQARLQSAQATAGEMKANTAQTVQEAAATLRWRIGLGLALVGCGVLLLLAVVLGHRVVNRLKMLNAAMDDLAAGEGDLTKRVQINSKDEIGDMASAVNRFVDKLQPIVREAGDVAQRTGVEIGAMTLRNAGADAAAGMQRDEVAESLRALSQMADEAQSESQAMQAALKQVVDIRQATDENTRTSAKVGSLIEALAGQVDTGAKVIERLAQQSEQIEVVLTVIHGIAEQTNLLALNAAIEAARAGETGRGFAVVADEVRALASKTQSSTGDIQAHIVALQQGAREAVEAIGQAGRQASEGLLVLRDSARLQQSVQASVEQVHAAIGLATQAAAHQAQGAQAVRGRVETIHAQAEKAAQAVVETTASGKVLDGLAAQLKASLGQFRA
- a CDS encoding ABC transporter permease — translated: MAASLSAPATRGGYVPRRKRPSIWLVLPVLLLVVLSLLPLAYVGVKAWQAGWAEALHLLWRPYVFGLLRNTLALMIGVTITCGVIGLSLAWLLERSNLPGRRLWGVILCLPFAVPAFVSSFTWVSLSAQFEGLGGAILVMSLSKYPLIFLPVAATLRNLDPSLEESARTLGQNRWGVFFRVTLPLLWPSLLAGSLLIALHMLVEFGALSIIGLQTFTTAIYQQFELEFSNANAAMLSAVLLALCLLLLWLELRVRGKGRHVRTGQGAARQAEQVKLGPWAALGQLYCLLLAIIGSGIPLGMLAYWLAVGSSAAFPVAAISEALLSSLALSLGGAALCLLLAVPVGLLVVRYKGQLAIWAERLPYLLHALPGLVIALTLVYFALHYVPALYQTSGLLLIAYALLFLPLAQAPIRTALNKAAPQLEEAARTLGASSFTAFCRVTLPIIFPALGAAFALVFLDAMKELTATLLLSPTGLNTLATEVWAHTANVEFAAAAPYAALLILVSGLPVYLLTTRMYLSR
- a CDS encoding extracellular solute-binding protein, which codes for MTFRNTLRRGLTFTLLGLALATPLTQAADAVSLTLYNGQHKEVGDAIAKAFEAKTGIHVNVRKGSSNQLASQIIEEGDRSPADVIYTEESPPLNNLGEQGLLAKADDATLAVLPEKYVAANGTWIGVTARVRVVAFNPKLIDEKDLPKSVMEFSEPQWQGKVGFVPTSGAFQEQAVAIIKLHGRDAAEEWLTGLRAFGKTYSNNMVALKAVENGEVATVLVNNYYWFALQREKGKLDSKLHYFTGGDAGGLITVSSAAVLKSSKHPKEAQQFLAFMASEEGQRVITQTTAEYPLHKGMESDRGLKPFSELEAPNVTPADLGNAEEALELEREVGLN
- the rnr gene encoding ribonuclease R gives rise to the protein MADWQSLDPEAAREAEKYENPIPSRELILAHLADRGSPAAREQLVEEFGLTTEDQIEALRRRLRAMERDAQLIYTRRGTYAPVDKLDLILGRISGHRDGFGFLVPDDGSDDLFMSPAQMRLVFDGDRALARVSGLDRRGRREGVIVEVVSRAHETIVGRYFEEGGIGFVVADNPKIQQEVLVTPGRNANAQIGQFVEVKITHWPTPRFQPQGDVVEVVGNYMAPGMEIDVALRTYDIPHVWPEAVLKEAGKLKPEVEEKDKEKRIDLRHLPFVTIDGEDARDFDDAVYCEAKPGKLRLFSGGWKLYVAIADVSSYVKIGSALDNEAQVRGNSVYFPERVIPMLPEQLSNGLCSLNPQVDRLAMVCEMTISKSGEMTDYCFYEAVIHSHARLTYNKVSAMLETPKATEARKLRGEYTDVVPHLKQLYALYKVLLAARHVRGAIDFETQETRIIFGSERKIAEIRPTVRNDAHKLIEECMLAANVATAEFLKKHEIPALYRVHAGPPPERLEKLRAFLGELGLSLHKGKDGPSPKDYQALLASIKDRPDFHLIQTVMLRSLSQAVYSAENDGHFGLNYEAYTHFTSPIRRYPDLLTHRAIRSVIHSKQDTPHVRRAGAMTIPKARIYPYDEAALEQLGEQCSMSERRADEATRDVVNWLKCEFMKDRVGESFPGVITAVTGFGLFVELTDIYVEGLVHVTALPGDYYHFDPVHHRLAGERTGRSFRLGDTVEVRVMRVDLDERKIDFEMAEKTISAPIGRKKRGTETAAPAAKASEEKAPAKTASRRPAKEKVAEAYRPSDAVAKNAELRKSRELKKALLADAKNGGKAASGGKTGRSAPDRATDGKPAKPSKHRKGPPKAGSAPAKSGGARKPKAKS